In one window of Tripterygium wilfordii isolate XIE 37 chromosome 1, ASM1340144v1, whole genome shotgun sequence DNA:
- the LOC120016419 gene encoding transcription factor DIVARICATA-like, whose protein sequence is METLYSSPYMSDTGWFSQSTEWTREENKKFESALAIYDEHTPDRWLKIAAMIPGKTVFDVRKQYRELEDDVSDIEAGRVPIPGYLSSSLTWELVSPDNCDVYRKRSLAVKTSDQERKKGVPWTEEEHRQFLMGLLKYGKGDWRNISRNFVVSKTPTQVASHAQKYFIRQQLSGVKDKRRPSIHDITTINLTNTTLMDHNNNSFDQSNALYFQQKPTGTNKISLEYWSHKNDEAVMVLDSSDDDLFVSSRYESAANSLILQGQSLYGNAGIDSQNLAFHMPSRRYRIRG, encoded by the exons ATGGAGACTCTATACTCATCTCCATACATGTCCGACACTGGTTGGTTTAGCCAGAGCACAGAGTGgactagagaagagaacaagAAGTTTGAGAGTGCTTTGGCTATATATGATGAGCATACTCCGGATAGATGGCTTAAGATAGCCGCAATGATTCCGGGGAAAACAGTTTTTGATGTGAGGAAGCAGTATAGGGAGCTCGAAGATGATGTTAGTGATATTGAAGCAGGCCGTGTCCCGATTCCCGGTTATCTTAGCTCATCTTTGACATGGGAGTTGGTTAGTCCGGACAATTGTGATGTGTATAGGAAGAGGTCTTTGGCAGTCAAGACTTCGGATCAGGAAAGGAAGAAAGGAGTTCCATGGACTGAAGAAGAGCACAG GCAGTTTCTGATGGGATTGCTGAAGTATGGTAAAGGGGATTGGAGAAACATATCGCGGAATTTCGTAGTCTCAAAGACTCCAACTCAAGTGGCAAGCCATGCCCAGAAATACTTCATAAGGCAGCAGCTTTCAGGAGTGAAAGATAAGAGGAGACCAAGTATTCATGACATCACCACAATCAATCTCACAAACACAACCCTGATGGATCACAACAATAATTCATTTGATCAGTCTAATGCGCTTTACTTCCAGCAGAAGCCGACTGGCACCAACAAAATCAGTCTTGAATATTGGAGTCACAAAAATGATGAAGCAGTCATGGTTCTGGATTCATCTGACGATGACCTGTTCGTGTCATCTCGCTATGAATCTGCTGCAAATAGCCTTATATTGCAGGGGCAGAGTCTCTATGGCAATGCTGGTATAGACTCCCAGAATTTGGCTTTTCATATGCCATCTAGGAGGTATCGTATTCGCGGATGA